The proteins below come from a single Pleuronectes platessa chromosome 3, fPlePla1.1, whole genome shotgun sequence genomic window:
- the ap1m2 gene encoding AP-1 complex subunit mu-2, with the protein MSASAIFILDLKGKVLICRNYKGDVDMAEVDHFMPLLMQTEEDGLICPVMSHGKVHFMWIKHSNLYLVATTNKNSNASLVYSFLYKLVEVFTEYFKELEEESIQDNFVVVYELLDELMDFGFPQTTDSKILQEYITQEGTKLEVAKTKVPTTVTNAVSWRSEGIRYKKNEVFIDVIESINVLVNANGSVMSSDIVGCIKLKTMLSGMPELRLGLNDRVLFALTGRDKGKTVVMEDVKFHQCVRLSRFDSDRTISFIPPDGESELMSYRINTHVKPLIWIESVIEKFSHSRVEIMVKAKGQFKKQSVANNVEVRVPVPSDADSPKFKTSTGSAKYVPEKNMVVWTIKSFPGGKEFLMRAHFGLPSVENEELEGKPPITVKFEIPYFTVSGIQVRYMKIIEKSGYQALPWVRYITQSGDYQLRTNI; encoded by the exons ATGTCCGCCTCAGCGATATTCATCCTGGATCTGAAGGGGAAG GTGCTGATTTGTCGAAACTACAAAGGCGATGTGGACATGGCGGAGGTCGATCACTTCATGCCTCTACTCATGCAAACTGAAGAGGATGGGCTCATCTGTCCTGTGATGTCACACGGCAAAGTTCACTTCATGTGGATCAAACACAGCAACCTTTACC TGGTGGCCACTACAAACAAGAACTCCAACGCCTCCCTGGTGTACTCCTTTCTCTACAAACTAGTCgag GTGTTCACAGAGTATTtcaaagagctggaggaggagagcattCAGGACAACTTTGTGGTCGTCTACGAGCTGCTGGATGAGCTGATGGATTTTGGATTCCCCCAGACCACTGACAGCAAGATCCTCCAGGA ATACATTACACAGGAAGGCACCAAGCTCGAGGTGGCAAAGACCAAGGTGCCGACCACCGTGACCAACGCCGTCTCCTGGAGGTCAGAGGGCATCCGATACAAGAAGAACGAGGTGTTCATCGACGTCATTGAATCCATCAACGTGCTG GTGAACGCTAACGGCAGTGTGATGAGCAGTGACATAGTGGGCTGCATCAAGCTGAAAACCATGTTATCTGGGATGCCTGAGCTGCGCCTCGGCCTCAACGACCGGGTGCTCTTCGCCCTCACAGGAC gTGACAAGGGGAAGACGGTGGTGATGGAAGATGTTAAATTCCACCAGTGTGTCCGTCTCTCACGGTTTGACAGTGATCGCACAatctccttcatccctccagACGGGGAGTCTGAGCTCATGTCCTACCGCATCAATACGCAT GTGAAGCCTCTGATATGGATCGAGTCAGTCATAGAGAAGTTCTCTCACAGTAGAGTGGAAATCATGGTGAAG gcGAAGggacaatttaaaaaacagtcTGTGGCAAATAATGTGGAGGTGAGGGTCCCTGTTCCCAGTGATGCCGACTCGCCCAAGTTCAAAACCAGCACAGGCAGCGCCAAGTATGTGCCTGAGAAGAACATGGTGGTGTGGACCATCAAGTCTTTCCCT GGAGGTAAAGAGTTTCTAATGAGAGCTCATTTCGGTTTGCCCAGTGTGGAAAATGAGGAGCTTGAGGGCAAACCTCCGATTACTGTCAAGTTTGAAATCCCATACTTCACAGTCTCGGGAATACAG